Sequence from the Erythrolamprus reginae isolate rEryReg1 chromosome 2, rEryReg1.hap1, whole genome shotgun sequence genome:
TTGTCTCCCAGAATGTCCTAACCAGCCAAAAAGGACATAGATCTAAATAAGTCACTGAAGTAACAGCCACAGAGATCCTGTCCATTTCCTCAAGACCAaggcatggcattgggccagaatacatctggaaccgccttctaccgcacgaatcccagcacccgtcgaccaaacaatgccccagccctctggaatcaactcccctccagagattagaacggcccccaccctccttgtctttcccaaattactcaagacccacctttgtcgccaggcatgggggagttaagatattccttcccctaggccagcagtccccaaactatgcggcccgctgaggccatttatccagtccacgggtgagtgacacaacacagcgttccatctaattttctatgaataaaatgcagcattttgttagtaactaataacaatcatcaaaaaagttgcaaaagtttttttttctaattttgtcatccagttacattcattttcttttaattaaattccctccttaatgtcccttcaaaaagtacaccaattatatttctaacttattaaccattatgccaaagtgcttccttctttctttatacatttttctataagccaagaaaacctacaatcagatgttaacaaaagaaaattaaaaacaaaacataaacatatatatgaatttcagacttcttcccccccccctctaaatagtacattcccattttgttttttactttaaaataaggtatgtgcagtgtgcatagggatttgttcatagttttttttaatagtccggccctccaacactccaagggacagtgaactggccccctgtgtaaaacgtttagggacccctgccctaggccattacaagttatgcatggtatgtttgtgttttttataataagggtttttagttgttttattaaattggattgttacatgttgttttaccattgttgttagccgccctgagtctgcggagaggggcggcatacaaatccaatcaatcaatcaatcaatcaatccatacaTACAAGGCTTAAACTCATTACAGATTAACAGGTATCATTCAATTCCactaaaagttgacagccagggGAATTCAGAGGAGACCTTAGTGATTTTAATCAATAGATTCTTCATACTGACCCACCACAAGCATTTGCCTACTCTCCTTCTTTCCAAGAGGGACTAGGTCACCTTGAAGAGCAACCAATCTCCAGACATAAGTGTAGAAAAGTAATTACAGTTTGTTGCTCTTATTATCACGAGTTAATATTTAAGGAATCTTCATGCTACTTAAAGGCCTTGTTTATAGTACACTGCCTGGCTGATGGGTCTAACTTATGATAAAAAAACATACTGAAAACAATGGGTAAAGAAAGGATGTGGACTGAGTACAAACATGTATTATATCAGCATAAAAGGAATATGGTCTAGCTTGGTCATCTAGATTCTAGACAGAATAAAGATCAAATTGCaaacaaatatatgaagaataaataaattgagaaagTCATGGATGAATGAAGTTAGTGAAATCCtcaaaatattacaaatattttGTAAACTAGGCTCTAATTAGATCACATTAAAGAAAAAAGCGAGAGAACCAATTTGGTGTAATAGTTAAAGCATCAGGTTAGAATCTGAGAGACCCAGAGTTGGttgaggcacaaagccagcttgaTTTTTGGGCAGTTATTTTCTTTAAGACCTGGAAAGTAGCCAAGGGCAAACAACTGATaagtaaggccatacttggaatagtactgcattcagttttgtcaccacaatgtaaaaaggatgttgagactctagaaagagtgcagagaagagcaacaaagataattaggggactgcaggctaaaacatatgaagagcagttgcaggaattgggtatctctagtttaatgaaaagaaggaccaggagagacatgatagcagggttccaatatttcaggggttgccacaaagaaggagtcaacctattctccaaagtacctgagggtagaacaagaaccaatggggggaaactaatcaggaaaagaagcaacttagaactaaggagaaatttcctggcagaagaattgatcagtggaacagcttgcctccagaagttgtgaatgctccaacactggaagttttaaagaagatgttggataaccctctgcctgaagtagtgtagggtttcctggccaagcagcaggttggactagaagacctccaaggtccctttccaactctgttgttattattaacttccaaggtttgttatttatttacttacttacttacttacttacttacttacttacttacttacttacttacttacttacctacttatttacttacttatttatttgatttctatgccgcccaatcacaagggcagcttacaacaacgatataagtaaagtaaaaataaatacagaacagtaaaagaagtcggtTTTCCCAAGAAAACCGCAGCGACTAATCCAGGCTGTTGCCAAAGTCAACAATGACTCATAAAGCCATCGTTTGGAGGTCTGTGAACCTCCACACTATGCAAAGAAACACTCCTTTAAAGCTGCATAGCTGTTATACCAGGATTGATGCACAGCGAGAAAAAGGTGCAATTTTTgaaacttttgaaaagtgttataTGCGTGTTTAAGTAAGGCAAAATAATCAGCAGCAATACAAGActgagtggggggaggggggactgTCAAGGAACGGGTCAAAATCAACAGGGACCAAGCACTTGGCCGCTTCGGGACACCTTCGCTCCcaccctcccctccttttcccaGACGCCGAGTTCACCCTCGCCGCCGCCTGCGGCGGGGCTACACGCCTCCTCTGCCTAGCCAATGGGAGAGGAGGGCGCCGCCTCGCGCAGCTAGGAAGGAAGGGCAGGCGAAGTCCATTGGCCTGAAGGAGGGGCCGCGGTGAACCCGGGAGGAGACGTCACTTCACCTGCCGGCCTGTCAATCTTCCGCGAAAAAGCTGGGAGCAAGCCGTCCAGAAGCAACGCCTTCAACCATCAGCCCCAATCTCGGTCAGTATTCTTTTCAACTGCGGGTCGAAATGTTGCTGACACTGAAATCAGTGGCGTTCCCAGCACTGGTCGGTAGGAGAAGGGGAGTCCCCGACCGAGTGAGTCCCTTCTCTTTCGCCCCGGATGGGGAATAAGGCGCCTGTAATAGCCGCTTCCCCCAGAAGAAAAACCCACCAGTTGTGTTTACTGCTCTGCAAAGCGCTAGGCCTCATTGTTCCTCGCAATTCCTGGAAGTGGGCCTCGCATGTGGATACTCTGCTTTCCCAATTTACAGGTCTCCCCGGTGTAATGCTTGAACCATTTACCCACTTCTTTCCCCTCATCTCCTGCTtcggcaggggattggactagatggcctacaaggtcccttccaactctaataactaaataatttttatttggcTGTTTCTTTAACCCTAGGAACTATTCCCACTTTGTTTAATATGTGGTGCTTTGGATTAATTCTTGTATCTATATTATAAACAGGACTGAACTGAGTTATGGGTATCATCCTTCTTCTATTCCAGCATTTTGCTGGAGGACGATTGCACTCAATTGAACACTTCAATGATTTTCATGACTTACAGTTTTTTTCCATTTGACCCTTTCCAGAATTTATCCACCATGGCGCTAAGGTTACCTATCAGGCTTTTTCTGCAGTGCAGAGGCAGTGTAACAAACTTATGTGATACTCGAGCACAGAGCATTAGTGCACCTGTACCAGAAGGTCAGTGACTCCTTTTTGTTATCATGTGTGGGTAAAGATAGTAGTGCCAGGGCTAAGAGATAGATAAATCTATTTAGGATTCTTGGATTTTATGGGGAAGCAGCACAAAAGACAATTGGAATGACAAATGGGCTTACTTTGTTACTTGTGTtacagaaaaagaagggaagcctTTGGTGAACGGATCAAAAGGTAAAAAGATTCTTTCTTGTCAATTGTGATTTAGAGCTGCTTGTCTGAGCTCATAATCACTAGTCACTCTTCAAACAGCGTTCCTCCTACTTCATAGATCCTTCCattgggaaaaattaaaaatctctTTGCTCTCTTGTATAAGATATACAATCACTATTAATCCCTTGTCATTAATTTGGTGGGTCTGATGGAGGATGTGAGTTTCCAGGGATCTATGCATCTATAGACAAAGATTTGATTTTGATTAGATAACTAAGATTTTATTCCCTCAAAAATTGGTTCCAGGTATTCTGTTCTATAAGATACAGTTACTGCCACTATCAAAATTGATTATTTTATAAAACTGTTGTATATGTGTGTTCCCAGAAATAAGACCCACCAAGCTAGCAACCTCAGTGTATAAATAACTAATTATATAGAATATAACTTTCACATGTATATTTCAGAGCCATATAGTATAATGGTTAAGGTGTGAATTTTGATTAGAAACACATGAATTTGCATTCCACTCGCCAGGGAAATTGAATGGATAACTTTAGGCAAGCTGCTGTCTGTCAACCCAGCACACTTTTCAAATATTCCAAGATGAAACCAGATAGGTGAAGTAGAATAATTAAGGCCATGAGTCAACCCTTGAAAAACCTATGAATATGTATAAAAATAGCCTGTTCCTTATATGGGATTTCCTCAgtatatttttctctttgaatcATGCATACTATCctttaagaaaaaaaagcaaagacTCCAAATACAAAACATAATTTCAAGAAAAATGAATGGTATCATTGCAGTTCTGCAGTTTGCCTGTTTACACTAAAGTGGACAATAATCTTATGGTGTTTGTGTGAGAATAACCTGTGATGCCAGGCAAAGATTTTTACAGGTTCGCACTTGCCAATTACAGAACTTTTCAGTGGCATTCATGTTATTGTCCATATGGAGAACTATTGGACTATTTGTTCTTTAGACTAGCTCTAGCTTTCTTCTTTCAGTTCAGTTTGACTGGCGTGATGCCCTACAATTGGAAAGGCTCCTGACTCCAGAGGAAATAATGATGCGGGACTCATTTCGTGCCTATTGCCAAGAAAAGTTGATGCCCAGGATCCTCATGGCCAATCGAAATGAAGGTAACTTTGTATTAACAATGTGGTGTCCTTCATAATTTGAAGCTACAGCTTTTACAATCCCTTGGAACTGCTGGTTGGGTAGAGGCTGACAGGAATTGAGTTACTTATTCAGCAGCCCTATGGGAGCAGCATGAGAGACAGTGGAAGAATTAGTAAATTGTTTTggatcagttttaaaaaactcaactTTCCTTGAGTTAAGCATACTTTAATTTCCTTTCAGATACTCAAGTTCTCAGAAGTGATAATGACACCTATCTAGGTGTCAGAAATGTATAAAccaatgagagccagtttggtgtagtgatgaAGGACACCAGGAGTTCTTTGCATGCTTTCATATTGCTAGGTTAACAAGAGCTAGGGCAAGGACAGGAGTTCACCTCTTCACACTATGCTCAGATCTTGAACCTGAGCTGCCAGCTTTCAGCTGACAAGTCCAGTGTTTTAACTTCTGAACCACTGTgaatgaaggatggaaggctgagtcaatcttgagtcagtgagaattgaactccaggctgtgggcagagttagcctgcaatcctCCAGCATGGTTGCCTAGGTTGGTAAAATGACaatccagattgttggtggcaatatgctgactccataAAAAGCTTAGAGTGTTCTGTaaaacattataaagtggtatataactctaagtactattgctattaacaTGGAATACTGATTTTCATGTAAATTCAGTCATTGTGactggggctctagtaattatcAAAGTTATTTATCAGTATTATAACAAGCCTCTATGTTGCATACCAGGCTTCTGAGTCAGTTGAGAAAAGCAGCAtagaagttaattaattaataaatatagatATTTTAATGCACATTTCTTACAAAAAGTTATGCTTACAGTGTTATAAAgtacattgttttattctgtCCTATTTTCATTCTAGTCTTTCATCGGGAAATTGTGTCAGAGATGGGGACCCTTGGTGTCTTGGGCCCAACCATCAAAGGTATTGTTAAATATTTTCATGATATTGAGTGAGCCCATTATATCTGTAGCAGAAGGGAGGATTTTTCATAACTTTTTCATGTTTCTTGGGAGGAGAAGTTCAGAATATATTATGTCCCCACTTACGAGACTGCCTTCCGcagcataaatcccagtggccggttaggtcccatagaattggccttctccaggtcccaccaaacactgtcatttggtggggcctaggggaagagccttctctgtggggggcccggccctctggaatcagtttcccccagagattcttactgcccccaccctccttgccttccgcaaaagtcttaagactttttgtcgccaggcctggggcaattagatcttgcccccctgaccaataaatatgATGCatagtgtgattggattgtctgattgagtaatatatagggtttttaactatagtttttagtgtattagatttgttttgtatgctttgtttctatattctgtgagccgccccgagtttttggagaagggcgacattcaaatctaataaataataacaataataatttcagCTATAGTTTAAGTATTTGATAAATCATTGCCATCATCCTTCTATGATAGGTATTAGTATACTTCTTTTATTTGACTGAGCAGTTCTCTGTTTCTGCTGGTTTGCATTTGTACTCAGTCAGCGAGTTCAGATAATAACTGGCTATgacttttttttccagaattaaacattagatttttttaaatgttctgttATGAATTGTGAAATGCTTGAAAGAGCTTCTTAAGATAAGATAATATCTTAAGATAAAGTAGGATACAACATTTAAAATCCAGATTTAGAAATTGCCAATCATTTATCATATTTGAAATACTAGGATTACTACTGATTTTAGAGACTTAGTAAAACTTGATTTTATATTAAGGACTGTAGAAGATGTAACAATTACTTTGTAtctataatacatacatacataccatgtttcctcgaaaataagactgtcttatatttttttgaaccctgaaataaatacttggccttattgtcatagGCTTAAAAGCGAACacggtacatacatatacatatacatttgtaATACATATATTATAAAACATGAGACATGAAACATTGGACTATTAAGgcttaattaaattattaataaattattccctttatttatttgtttctttctaaATATTTGGCAAGTAGGATCTTTAACTATGAAGTTACAGCTGATTTCTTAACACATATGATTAATTCTCCATTCTTTTGCCTTAGGTTATGGCTGTGCAGGGACCACTTATGTTGCATATGGACTGCTGGCCAGGGAGATTGAGAGAGTGGACAGTGGCTATCGGTCAGTCATGAGTGTTCAGTCATCTTTAGTGATGCATCCCATTTATGCATATGggacagaaaagcagaaacagaaaTATCTGCCAGCCCTCGGTGAGTTAATAGTTTAGAAGACTGAATGCTCTATATGCTGAATGATCACTCTATATACCAACACTGGTTTGTTTTTATctcttgtttattatttttgcacaTACATGCATATGTACCATGTATATTCAGCTGAGATTGGATCAACATTTTTCAGCTGTAGCTAGGGGAACCTTTGcataggttcacctggtgcaccagttgtgaccctatgcatgagctgttgtgggtgcacctaggtacacccacatcacaccaactctctgcgagctgcactagcttccaatcagtctccagatgcaattcatgGTGTTATAggtatcacctataaagccttacatgactTACGGCCAGACTgacttcaggaccgccttctaccgcatagctcccagcgaccaataagggcccatagGGTTGGCGTTCTCCGGgccctgtcagctaaacagtgtcagtttAGCTCACGGaggagagctttctctgtggcagcttcggttctctggaaccagctacctcctgagatctgtactgcccccaccctactggccttctggaaagctgtgaaGACCTGATTTGCTAGcagacctggggccattgattAAATTGTACATCATCTATATCCAGCCCCAAAAGATATGCATAATTTAGTTATGggtcttgtttttttaattttttaaaagatattgttctctttgttgtgagcctcccagagtccttggtagttgggcagcatataaatgtgaatgaatgaatgaatgaatgaatgaatgaatgaatgaatgaatgaatatatattaattatatatatatatatatatatatatatatatatatatatatatatatatatttgttttcgtaaattttcacgggtatatgtatgtagattgttctgagttcgggttttgccctgtgtaatgttttgcatgtctatgcgacgtttcggcgaaatcacattcaccatcttcaggctgtagttccaatctttgtgttgttttaaatttaaaacaacacaaagattggaactacagcctgaagatggtgaatgtgatttcgccgaaacgtcgcatagacatgcaaaacattacacagggcaaaacccgaactcagaacaatctacatatatatatatatatatatatatatatatcctagtctcccttaattttcaaattcagcttaaacatgtgacatatatatatatatatatatatatatatatatatatatatatatatatatatatgtcacatgtttaagctgaatttgaaaattaagggagactaggatagatctatttcggccttattttggcctcatcagctagccatacctactgggacttgaacctgcaacctttgccttgtaaggcagagaattatcctttatatatatatatataaatagagagagagagagagagagagagaatataaacCTGTcacaatatatatactgtacataggtATATATTGTGACAGGTTtatattccatatttatttatttatttatttatttattcattcattcatatatatatatacagtacagtatatatgtatatagtgaCAGgtttatatttcaaaattatagtTGACTCCTCTGCATTGTCAATTACTTGTGAAATTGCCTCTGTGGTTCAGTAACTTTCTACTCATATTTGCATCTTTGAAGTAGTTTGAGTAGTATTTTTAACATCCTTGGAACATAGCTGTTCTGTGAACTGATGGATTTTATTTAAAGATTTTTCAAATACATATCTAATAATTTGCTCCTCCATCTTCTCTTTAGTTAAACAGTAGCTTTTTTATAAGTCACTTAAGAATTGCTGACCAGTCAGAAATCATAAAAATCAGTTTTAGCCACCCACAGCAAAGCAAACCAAGctacaaattactaaaaataataaattttcttCCCttatatttctccttttttttttaaagttcttatTTTAGTCCCTTCTTTCTTGTTTAACAAGAAGACATTGCAGATCTTCAAAAAGGAATAATAGGCTATAGTTTGAGAGAGCCTCTTTTAGCTTAATAAAAATTAGTAGGCACAATTTACTGtctatttgaaaaataaattccaaaatgGCTACTTCTTTAACAACAATTGCACACAAGCTGCTTCAAAGCACAACACTTGAAGCTACTTGCAGGCCTTTGTTGTATTGGAGTATCTTGGGTGACTCTCCTTAACTCAGgagagttaccatatttttcagagtataagacacaccagaaaataagacgcaccttagttttggaggaggaaaatagggaaaagaatctgcttaccaggtattcatctggctagcatccttagtctgatcagcttcagcacattattttctcccctggttacgggcttaaaaaaactttattctgagacagtaacaatgaaagagcttccaagccaataagagctgggaacgtcattagcacctggaaagaaacagtcgagcaagttagaccaatggtaaaaaaaatcctgcaaagatttagggcttggaaaacattcctcacagagagtaAACAACGAATTGGCTTGGGAATATtaatagtacctggttagggctggaaagaaacatctggagcaagtaaagcaatgaaaaaaaaccctagaaagacagggtttggaaaacatttttcttctgGGAGAGTATTAatgaagagctgggaacattgttagcacctggttaggactggaaagaaacttctttgtagcaagttagagtaatggaaaaaatcctgtgaagacttagggcttggaaaacatgcttcacagagagaaacaatgaaagagcctgcaaggtaagagctgggaagatcgttagcagctagttagttgCTGGGGGAGGCACAATAAGTGCCAAAAATGATTAATATCAAACAgatttttcccctaaggaataaTACAGTGAATCATAAGCAGCCAACACTGACAAGTTTGATCCTTACAACTCTAGTcggaattgaaattgaaattaagTTCTAGCTTATGCATCAAACACCAAACAAAGGATGAGTACCAGGACAAAATTTTCACATCAAAATGTGTTGtgtaccaaatttgatgagtttcagaGCAGTTGAgaatcaaggtaccactgtagatttaTCCCTGTGAAGTTGTTTCAATAACAACAGGACTTGTAAAGAAGTGAGAAGGATAATTTAGGAGTTGCTATACTcatcctttgattttttttttcaccatAGCTAAAGGAGAGTTGCTGGGCTGTTTTGGGCTTACAGAACCTAACCATGGAAGTGACCCTGGTAGCATGGAGACTCGGGCCCAGTATAACTCTTCCAGGAAGACTTATACACTCAATGGTTCCAAGACTTGGTGAGGTTTGCACTTGTCTTTATGTATGCGGATCAGGACAGGGAAGTAGCCTAGGCCACTAGGATTAGTTTAAAATAATGGTAGAACTTTAAGACCCTGATAATTATAGTGATAGATTTGAGGGAAGAGGACTGAATTTTGTTTCTGAAAGATTTGCTCTGTTTATAGTAGTTTTTCATTTCCCCTTTTTAGCTACTTGAATTTTAACTTGATTTTTATAAGGACTGTGTTGAGTGCCATAGCAAACATTGACAGTATGCTTGCTGTTCTTTTAGGATCACTAATTCCCCAATGGCTGACCTATGTGTAGTGTGGGCTGTATGTGATGATGGCAAAATACGGGGTTTCCTATTGGAACGAGGAATGAAAGGTCTTTCTACGCCAAAGATTGAGGGCAAATTTTCACTACGCGCTTCTCTTACTGGAATGATTATTATGGAAGATGTAGAAGTGCCTGAAGAGAACCTACTACCCAAAGTGTCTGGACTTGCAGTAAGATCTCTCCACAATCCATGCAATACTCATTGGCATGTGCAATAGGACTACTGTATGTGAATGGTGCACTAACCAGGAATGCTACAAGAGGTGCTACCCCAAGTTTATTACCAGGGGATGTTGAGAAAGattgaaaataaattttaattcaagCTT
This genomic interval carries:
- the GCDH gene encoding glutaryl-CoA dehydrogenase, mitochondrial isoform X1; protein product: MLLTLKSVAFPALVGRRRGVPDRNLSTMALRLPIRLFLQCRGSVTNLCDTRAQSISAPVPEEKEGKPLVNGSKVQFDWRDALQLERLLTPEEIMMRDSFRAYCQEKLMPRILMANRNEVFHREIVSEMGTLGVLGPTIKGYGCAGTTYVAYGLLAREIERVDSGYRSVMSVQSSLVMHPIYAYGTEKQKQKYLPALAKGELLGCFGLTEPNHGSDPGSMETRAQYNSSRKTYTLNGSKTWITNSPMADLCVVWAVCDDGKIRGFLLERGMKGLSTPKIEGKFSLRASLTGMIIMEDVEVPEENLLPKVSGLAGPFGCLNNARYGISWGALGAAEFCMHTARQYTLDRIQFRAPLARNQLIQKKLADMLTEITIGLQGCLQLGRLKDEDKATPEMISMLKRNSCGKALEIARQARDMLGGNGIADEYHVIRHVMNLEAVNTYEGTHDIHALILGRAITGLQAFTAGK
- the GCDH gene encoding glutaryl-CoA dehydrogenase, mitochondrial isoform X2, which encodes MALRLPIRLFLQCRGSVTNLCDTRAQSISAPVPEEKEGKPLVNGSKVQFDWRDALQLERLLTPEEIMMRDSFRAYCQEKLMPRILMANRNEVFHREIVSEMGTLGVLGPTIKGYGCAGTTYVAYGLLAREIERVDSGYRSVMSVQSSLVMHPIYAYGTEKQKQKYLPALAKGELLGCFGLTEPNHGSDPGSMETRAQYNSSRKTYTLNGSKTWITNSPMADLCVVWAVCDDGKIRGFLLERGMKGLSTPKIEGKFSLRASLTGMIIMEDVEVPEENLLPKVSGLAGPFGCLNNARYGISWGALGAAEFCMHTARQYTLDRIQFRAPLARNQLIQKKLADMLTEITIGLQGCLQLGRLKDEDKATPEMISMLKRNSCGKALEIARQARDMLGGNGIADEYHVIRHVMNLEAVNTYEGTHDIHALILGRAITGLQAFTAGK